Proteins from one Candidatus Cloacimonadota bacterium genomic window:
- the rsmI gene encoding 16S rRNA (cytidine(1402)-2'-O)-methyltransferase: MTSKIRLFVVATPIGNPDDITFRALKILKEVDFVIFEEHKVGSRFLKKYGIEKPFELLNEHNEKDQTQNILTRLLENQESAALISDAGTPLFADPGNELVWQCHQNNIPVIPIPGVSSLMTALMGSGLKLNKFLYYGFLPANKDKRLSELKKLPRNIDLIFLEAPYRLKQLLRDTIKILGEKRQAIIAYKLTYPEEKFFWGNLKELSIMTDGLAKGEFVCILRKI, from the coding sequence GGAAATCCTGATGATATTACTTTTAGAGCCTTGAAAATCCTGAAAGAAGTTGATTTTGTTATTTTTGAAGAACACAAAGTCGGAAGCAGATTCCTGAAAAAATACGGAATAGAAAAACCTTTCGAACTTCTCAACGAGCATAACGAAAAAGATCAAACGCAAAATATCCTGACAAGATTGTTGGAAAATCAAGAATCTGCCGCTCTGATCAGCGATGCCGGAACTCCGCTTTTTGCTGATCCGGGAAACGAACTGGTTTGGCAATGTCATCAAAACAATATTCCGGTCATTCCAATTCCGGGAGTTTCTTCCTTGATGACTGCTTTAATGGGAAGTGGATTGAAACTCAACAAATTTCTATATTATGGATTTCTTCCTGCCAATAAAGATAAACGACTTTCAGAACTGAAGAAACTTCCCAGAAACATCGATCTGATTTTCCTGGAAGCACCTTACAGACTCAAACAACTTCTGCGAGATACGATTAAAATTCTGGGTGAGAAAAGACAAGCCATAATTGCTTATAAACTCACATATCCCGAAGAAAAATTTTTCTGGGGGAATTTGAAAGAATTATCGATCATGACTGATGGATTGGCAAAAGGAGAGTTCGTTTGTATTTTAAGAAAAATTTGA